AGCCTAGTGAGGGAGTGGGCATAAGGAATAATGGGGGAAATTGTATCAAAAATATCTAAAAATGGTATAATCGGCGTATTATCAGGAGGTGCGCGATGGGGTTTTTTACAGCAGATTTTTGCGATACATGTAAGGAAGGGATTCAAGTCCTCGGGCCAGGATTTTCGAACTTTGGGGGCAAGAAAAAGATGAAAGGTTCGCTTGTTACAGTCAAGCTCAATGAAAACAACCAAGAACTCATCCGCGTGTTGGACGAGGCGGGCCAAGGACGCGTGGTGGTGGTGGATGTGCAAGGGGTGTACGTGGCGGTTGTGGGGGAGAATTTAATGAAAAAAGCCCTTAAAAACGGGTGGAGTGGTTTTGTGATTAACGGCTACGTGCGCGACGTGCATGCAACCAAGGAGATTGGGGTGGGCTTGTGGGCGCTGGGGACTTGCCCCCGAAAATGTCCTGATTTATTGCCTGGATTTGTGGACCACACGGTAGAGTTTGGCGGTGTAAAATTTGAGCCAGGTGCCTACGTGTACGCGGACATGGACGGGGTGATTGTGAGCAAGGAAGCCTTAATTTGAGCAAACGGTGTGCGATTATCGGAGCGGGTGCTTCGGGGCTTGTAGCGGCCATCGAGGCGGCGCGCGCGGGTTTACATGTAAAGGTGTTTGAGAAAAATGCCAAGTGCGGGCGTAAACTCTTAACCACAGGGAATGGACGGTGCAATATCACCAACCTCGCCTTGGGGTTAGAGCATTTTCACAGCAACGCCGTGGATGTAGTGGTGCGGGTGCTTGCGGGCTTTGACACTAAGGCGTGCATGGCGTATTTTAAAGCCTTGGGCGTGGAAATCGTAGCAAGCGAAGGGGAAAAATGTTTCCCCATGTCCTTTCAAGCCCGCACGGTCGTGGAGATGTTAACCTTTACATGTAAAGCCTTGGGCGTGGAGTTTTCCTTTGCGTGCGAAGTCTTACATGTAAAGAAAGAAAACGGCGTGTTTGCCCTTGAAACACAAGAAGGCGCTCAGGTATTTGACGCGGTGCTTGTTGCCACGGGCGGGATGAGTGTACCGACCCTTGGGAGCAGTGCGAGTGGTTTGATGTTTGCGAAGCACTTTGGCCACCGCGTGCATGCGACCTTTCCTTCTTTAGTGCAACTGGTTACCAAGGAAGATGCAAGTTTGGCCAGTGGCGTGAAGTGGTATTGCGAGGTGAGCGTTGTGGTGGATGGGCGCACCAAGGGGGTGCACCAAGGAGACGTGTTGTTTGCAAGCTACGGACTTTCAGGGCTGGCTATTTTAGACGCAAGCCGCGAAGTGGTGGCAAATCTTGCCTTGGGG
This Sulfurospirillum tamanense DNA region includes the following protein-coding sequences:
- the rraA gene encoding ribonuclease E activity regulator RraA; this encodes MGFFTADFCDTCKEGIQVLGPGFSNFGGKKKMKGSLVTVKLNENNQELIRVLDEAGQGRVVVVDVQGVYVAVVGENLMKKALKNGWSGFVINGYVRDVHATKEIGVGLWALGTCPRKCPDLLPGFVDHTVEFGGVKFEPGAYVYADMDGVIVSKEALI
- a CDS encoding NAD(P)/FAD-dependent oxidoreductase; translation: MSKRCAIIGAGASGLVAAIEAARAGLHVKVFEKNAKCGRKLLTTGNGRCNITNLALGLEHFHSNAVDVVVRVLAGFDTKACMAYFKALGVEIVASEGEKCFPMSFQARTVVEMLTFTCKALGVEFSFACEVLHVKKENGVFALETQEGAQVFDAVLVATGGMSVPTLGSSASGLMFAKHFGHRVHATFPSLVQLVTKEDASLASGVKWYCEVSVVVDGRTKGVHQGDVLFASYGLSGLAILDASREVVANLALGHKVAVCLDLFPTLSKEALKGLFQKRSYLLSTMPLVTWLEGVLHHKLARLVLENLGLHGASTLDTKTLNRLVHGCKRFEWEIKESKGYATAEVMAGGVAMEEIDPLTMGSRKVGGLYFSGEVLDVDGDCGGYNLHFAWASGIKAGRGMAR